The following nucleotide sequence is from Pseudobdellovibrionaceae bacterium.
GCCCGAAGGCTCCTACTGTCTCTGACTGCGAACAATGCAGTTAATGTTAATACAACCTAAATCAAACCAAACTCTGGGTCTCAGCGATATCCAGCCGAACACCAGGTCCCATAGTGGAAGCTACTGAAATCCCGCGCAGGTAATTTCCCTTGCTGGATGCCGGCTTTGCTTTCACCAGAGCACTCATAAATGCCACGTAGTTTTCTTTCAATTTGTCCGCACCCATGGACTTGCGGCCGATGGTGGCGTGAACAATTCCAGCCTTATCTACGCGGAACGCCAGTTTCCCCTTCTTCTCCGCCTCAACCGCTGGTCCAACAGTCATAGTCACTGTTCCCACTTTTGGGTTCGGCATCAATCCACGGGGCCCAAGAATTTTAGCTACCTTGGAAACGGTAGCCATCATATCGGGAGTGGCGAGGCACTTATCAAAATCCAACCAGCCGCCTTGAATCTTTTCGACTAGATCATCGGCGCCCACAAAGTCGGCACCAGCCTCTTTCGCTTCGGCCTCTTTAGGGCCCTTAGCAAAAACTACTACGCGAACGGCCTTTCCCAAGCCATTGGGAAGAGAGACTGCTCCACGAACTTGCTGATCCGATTGCTTTGGGTCCACACCGAGGCGAACTGCAACGTCTACTGATTCATCAAACTTGGCCTTCGCAGACTCGACCACGAGGCTAAGAGCCTCAGCGACGGGATAGCGGTTGGCTGAATCAATTTTTTCACTCGAACTTCGGTAATTCTTTCCTTTTTTAGCCATTTCTGCCTCCGCTTACTTAACTTCTAAGCCCATGCTCTTGGCTGTTCCGATAACCTGAGCCATCGCCGATTCAACTGAAATACAGTTGAGATCAGGAATCTTGGTCTCAGCGATCTCTTTTACAGCCGCCATGGTGACGGTTCCACATTTGTCCTTCTGGGGCATTTTCGATCCACTTTGAATCTTTGCTGCCTTTTTCAAAAGAACTGATACCGGGGGCGTTTTGGTGATGAAGGAAAACGATCGGTCCTGATAAACAGTAATGATCACAGGGATGATGGTGTCACCAACCTTCTGTGTCTTTGCATTAAACTGCTTACAGAAATCCATGATGTTAACCCCATGCTGGCCGAGCGCCGGTCCAACGGGAGGTGCCGGATTGGCCTTCCCTGCCGGTATCTGTAACTTAATTTGTCCTGTTACTTTTTTTGCCATTTCCCACTCCTAGCAAGTGAGGGTTTGTTAATAAAAACTCTTACTTCTTGTTTCGATCAGGCCTTTTCCACCTGAATAAAATCCAATTCAACCGGAGTGGGACGACCAAAGATGCTAACCAGCACTTTGACCTTACCTTTCTCCTCATTGATCTCCTCAACCGTTCCGTTAAAGTTGCTAAACGGACCGTCGATCACCATAACCGACTCGCCCAGCGAGAAGGTAACTTTTGGCTTGGCCTTTTCCAGGCCGGTTTCTATCTGCTGAGTGATTCTCAGCACTTCATGCTCAGGCACTTCAGGTGGGCGGTTATTTGTACCGCCGCCAACAAAGCCGGTAACTTTCGCCGACCCCTTTACCAAGTGCCAAGTATCATCGCTCAAGTTCATGTTGACGAAAATATAGCCGGGAAAAAACTTGCGCGAACGGGTCGCCTTTTTGCCTTTTACCAACTCCACAACATTCTCAGAAGGGATGAGGATTTCTCCAAACAACTCGTCTTTGCCAAGATCTCTAACACGCTTTTCGATGGACGCCTTTGCTGTGGCCTCACACCCTGTATGCGTATTGACGATGTACCATTTCTTATCCACGACCACTTCCCTGTCAGTTAATGAACATCTTGATAAGGTTTCGGGACACAAAATCAAACACTCCCAAAAGAGTTCCAGAAATGAGAAGCATGACACAGGTCACAATGGTCATCGCCGAAGTGTCTCGCCGAGAGGGCCATACCACCTTGCGAATCTCCACAACCACTTCATCGGCCCACAAAAC
It contains:
- a CDS encoding 50S ribosomal protein L1 gives rise to the protein MAKKGKNYRSSSEKIDSANRYPVAEALSLVVESAKAKFDESVDVAVRLGVDPKQSDQQVRGAVSLPNGLGKAVRVVVFAKGPKEAEAKEAGADFVGADDLVEKIQGGWLDFDKCLATPDMMATVSKVAKILGPRGLMPNPKVGTVTMTVGPAVEAEKKGKLAFRVDKAGIVHATIGRKSMGADKLKENYVAFMSALVKAKPASSKGNYLRGISVASTMGPGVRLDIAETQSLV
- the rplK gene encoding 50S ribosomal protein L11, encoding MAKKVTGQIKLQIPAGKANPAPPVGPALGQHGVNIMDFCKQFNAKTQKVGDTIIPVIITVYQDRSFSFITKTPPVSVLLKKAAKIQSGSKMPQKDKCGTVTMAAVKEIAETKIPDLNCISVESAMAQVIGTAKSMGLEVK
- the nusG gene encoding transcription termination/antitermination protein NusG, whose protein sequence is MDKKWYIVNTHTGCEATAKASIEKRVRDLGKDELFGEILIPSENVVELVKGKKATRSRKFFPGYIFVNMNLSDDTWHLVKGSAKVTGFVGGGTNNRPPEVPEHEVLRITQQIETGLEKAKPKVTFSLGESVMVIDGPFSNFNGTVEEINEEKGKVKVLVSIFGRPTPVELDFIQVEKA